A section of the Chryseobacterium ginsenosidimutans genome encodes:
- the bcp gene encoding thioredoxin-dependent thiol peroxidase — MLKVGDKLPEFEGTNQNDETVTSSKLIGKKLVIFFYPQANTPTCTVEACNLSDNYSKLEKAGFQLLGISGDSVKKQKNFHSKFAFPYDLIADENHDVIEKFGVWQEKKTFGKTYMGIVRTTFIFDENGICTRVIEKVTSKTAAEQILEE; from the coding sequence ATGCTTAAAGTAGGAGATAAATTACCTGAATTTGAAGGGACAAACCAAAATGATGAAACGGTAACCTCATCAAAATTAATTGGGAAAAAGTTAGTAATTTTCTTTTACCCTCAAGCCAACACTCCAACATGTACCGTTGAAGCGTGTAATCTGAGTGATAATTATTCTAAATTAGAAAAAGCAGGATTTCAATTATTGGGAATAAGTGGAGACTCTGTAAAAAAGCAGAAAAATTTTCACAGCAAATTTGCTTTTCCTTATGATCTTATCGCTGATGAAAACCATGATGTTATTGAAAAATTTGGCGTTTGGCAGGAGAAAAAAACTTTCGGAAAAACATATATGGGAATTGTAAGAACCACTTTTATTTTTGATGAAAACGGAATCTGCACAAGAGTCATTGAAAAAGTGACTTCAAAAACTGCAGCTGAACAGATTTTAGAAGAATAA
- a CDS encoding TolC family protein produces the protein MKKVLTIILGLSCLAVNAQKKWSLRECVDYATKHNLQVIQNEYSKQMQDSNLKIAKKNYLPSVSATIGNSVSFGQASLGTGSIRNDRYGNSANLGADILVYNNGRLEKTIRKTEFDVEASQYDIETIQNDISLQIAQQYLTTLLNKEIVKISEAAVENAQKQYDRAKITTNVGTTAQTVLAEAESGLAREKQNLKTAEINVGRSLFALAQLLQLEEYKDFDVENVDVPDQLAPQLKSVDEVLTTAYETQPQVKAAESRIKSAAAQTEVTKTSFWPTITASAGIGSFYNNLLNTDNVGSPLFYVKEQGIFPQYKDNFGQQAALSVNIPIFNKGITKLQVEQSKINESIAKVTLEQQKQTVRQNVQKAQFDVDANYEIYLSSLQTEKSTKLALEFADKSYAAGRSTIYDVNVARNNYANAQGSVAQAKYNYVFSLKLLNFYAGIPLSL, from the coding sequence ATGAAAAAAGTTTTGACTATTATTTTGGGATTATCTTGCCTGGCTGTAAATGCCCAGAAAAAGTGGTCGTTGAGAGAATGTGTGGATTATGCGACCAAACATAATCTTCAGGTAATCCAAAATGAATACTCGAAACAAATGCAGGATTCTAACCTGAAAATTGCTAAGAAAAATTATCTTCCTTCTGTCTCTGCAACTATTGGAAACAGTGTCAGCTTCGGGCAGGCGTCGTTGGGAACAGGAAGTATCCGAAATGACAGATACGGGAACAGTGCTAATCTTGGAGCAGATATCTTGGTTTACAATAATGGAAGATTGGAAAAAACTATTAGAAAAACGGAATTTGATGTAGAAGCCAGCCAGTACGATATAGAGACAATTCAAAATGATATTTCTCTTCAGATTGCTCAGCAATATTTAACAACATTATTAAATAAAGAAATTGTAAAAATATCTGAAGCTGCCGTTGAAAATGCTCAAAAACAATACGACAGAGCAAAAATTACAACAAATGTTGGTACTACAGCTCAAACGGTGTTAGCGGAAGCAGAATCTGGTTTGGCAAGAGAAAAGCAAAATTTAAAAACTGCTGAAATTAATGTAGGAAGAAGCCTATTTGCTTTGGCTCAGCTTTTACAGCTTGAAGAATATAAAGATTTTGATGTTGAAAATGTGGACGTTCCAGATCAGCTTGCTCCACAGTTGAAATCTGTGGATGAGGTTTTAACAACGGCTTACGAAACCCAGCCGCAAGTAAAAGCGGCAGAAAGCAGAATAAAATCTGCAGCAGCACAGACCGAAGTTACCAAAACGTCATTTTGGCCAACAATTACAGCAAGTGCTGGAATAGGAAGCTTTTATAATAACCTTTTAAATACAGATAATGTGGGTTCACCCCTTTTCTATGTTAAAGAGCAAGGAATCTTCCCTCAATATAAAGATAACTTTGGACAGCAGGCAGCCCTTTCAGTCAATATTCCGATTTTTAATAAAGGAATTACAAAACTGCAGGTTGAGCAATCCAAAATTAACGAAAGTATAGCTAAGGTTACCTTAGAACAACAAAAACAGACTGTAAGGCAGAATGTTCAGAAAGCTCAGTTTGATGTTGATGCCAATTATGAAATTTATTTATCTTCACTTCAGACCGAGAAAAGTACAAAGTTAGCTTTGGAGTTCGCGGATAAAAGCTACGCTGCGGGAAGATCTACAATTTATGATGTAAACGTTGCCAGAAATAATTATGCAAATGCGCAAGGTTCTGTGGCTCAGGCTAAATATAATTATGTTTTCAGTCTTAAATTATTGAATTTCTATGCAGGAATTCCACTAAGTTTGTAA
- a CDS encoding DinB family protein, producing MLIQSLQSLFTRDLNKLKTEIESYKKDDSIWKIDKNISNSAGNLCLHLIGNINHFVGAILGNSGYVRNRELEFSLKDIPRTELIKQIESTIEVVNSTLDKLPAEDLEKEYPIEPLGYKMTTEYFLIHLIGHLEYHLGQINYHRRLLDVQ from the coding sequence ATGCTAATACAAAGTCTACAATCACTTTTCACAAGAGATTTAAACAAATTAAAAACAGAAATTGAATCTTATAAAAAAGATGATTCAATTTGGAAAATCGATAAAAATATTTCAAATTCTGCAGGAAATCTATGCCTTCATTTGATTGGAAATATAAATCATTTTGTTGGAGCAATACTTGGAAATTCAGGATATGTCAGAAACCGCGAACTGGAATTTTCACTAAAAGATATTCCCAGAACAGAACTTATCAAACAAATAGAAAGTACCATTGAAGTTGTAAATTCTACTCTTGATAAATTACCTGCAGAAGATTTGGAGAAAGAATATCCTATTGAACCTTTGGGATATAAAATGACCACCGAGTATTTTTTAATTCATTTAATTGGTCATTTGGAGTATCATTTGGGTCAAATTAATTATCACAGAAGATTGCTGGATGTGCAGTAA
- a CDS encoding glycosyltransferase family 9 protein has protein sequence MTAPVFREFLEQNPSVEIVMVSRSNFGALFADIPNVIFKGINLDDYKGIFGLRRLANELIQEFHPDMVANLHDVIRTKILDKIYERKGLKVFKINKGKEEKEHLTDIWSLNKVQLKKTVERYADVFREMGFKVELSHQLRSTSSDKSGIGFAPFAQHQGKMLPLEKSYELVRILAQKHTIYFFGGGKSETETLEKWEREIPNTQSLAGKLSLNEELEKISKLELMISMDSANMHLASLMGTRCISVWGATHPYAGFLGFGQSENDVVQMSDLTCRPCSVFGDKECFRGDWACLEELDIQKIIGKVNI, from the coding sequence ATGACAGCACCTGTTTTTCGTGAGTTTTTAGAACAAAACCCTAGTGTGGAAATCGTAATGGTTTCCAGAAGTAATTTTGGGGCTTTATTTGCTGATATTCCGAATGTTATATTCAAAGGAATCAACCTTGATGATTATAAAGGAATCTTTGGATTGAGAAGATTAGCGAATGAATTGATTCAAGAATTTCATCCCGATATGGTTGCGAATCTCCATGACGTAATCAGAACGAAAATTTTAGATAAAATCTACGAGAGAAAGGGGCTTAAAGTCTTCAAAATCAATAAAGGAAAAGAGGAAAAAGAACATTTAACAGATATTTGGAGCCTGAATAAAGTTCAATTGAAAAAAACGGTAGAGCGTTATGCTGATGTTTTCCGTGAAATGGGTTTTAAAGTGGAATTATCCCATCAATTAAGGTCAACTTCTTCGGATAAGTCAGGTATTGGTTTTGCGCCCTTTGCACAGCATCAGGGGAAAATGCTTCCTTTAGAAAAATCATACGAACTGGTAAGAATTTTAGCTCAAAAACATACCATTTACTTCTTTGGAGGCGGAAAATCAGAAACCGAAACCCTGGAAAAATGGGAAAGAGAAATTCCTAACACACAAAGTTTAGCAGGAAAGCTAAGTCTTAATGAAGAATTAGAAAAAATTTCCAAACTAGAATTAATGATTTCTATGGATTCTGCCAATATGCATTTGGCGAGTTTGATGGGAACGAGATGTATTTCAGTTTGGGGCGCTACTCATCCTTATGCAGGGTTTTTAGGCTTTGGACAGAGTGAAAATGATGTAGTGCAAATGAGTGATTTGACTTGTAGACCATGTTCTGTTTTTGGTGATAAAGAATGCTTTCGAGGCGATTGGGCTTGTTTAGAAGAGCTTGATATCCAGAAAATTATTGGAAAGGTAAATATATAG
- a CDS encoding bifunctional folylpolyglutamate synthase/dihydrofolate synthase: MTNEQYQEAIDWLFVQAPNYQIDGEKAYKPGLDNITKLCEFFGNPQEKIKCVHIGGTNGKGSSSNMLASVLQESGYKIGLYNSPHLIDFTERIKINGKNCDKEFVFNFIQKLKGLPEDILPSFFEFTTIMAFEYFYQQNVDLAIIEVGLGGRLDSTNIIEPLVSAITNVQLDHQNILGDTIEEIAGEKAGIIKNHIPIIFGDENEIVKNIIKNKAEKENAHFIDATLLKTDLKSDLKGNYQTKNIKVVLALIEELKKLNFIVSDENLEKGLLTVHKNTGFIGRWFEFSQNPLTICDTGHNQAGLEYVFAQLNSIDKHKHVILGFVIDKKINEVMELLPENSEFYFAKPSINRGRHPKDYEDLLIDAKISYKIFDSVQQAYLSAKEECRNGEMIFIGGSNFVVGEFLEKNLEISE, translated from the coding sequence ATGACAAACGAACAATATCAGGAAGCTATTGACTGGCTTTTTGTACAGGCTCCGAATTACCAGATTGATGGAGAGAAAGCATATAAACCCGGATTGGATAATATCACAAAACTTTGTGAATTTTTCGGAAATCCCCAGGAAAAAATAAAATGTGTTCATATCGGAGGAACAAATGGAAAAGGATCTTCGAGCAATATGCTGGCTTCGGTTCTTCAGGAATCTGGTTATAAAATTGGTTTATATAACTCGCCTCATCTTATTGATTTTACAGAAAGAATCAAAATAAATGGTAAAAATTGTGATAAAGAATTTGTCTTTAATTTTATCCAGAAACTAAAAGGTCTTCCTGAAGATATTCTTCCTTCTTTCTTTGAATTTACAACCATTATGGCTTTTGAATATTTTTATCAGCAGAATGTAGATTTGGCAATTATTGAAGTCGGCCTGGGTGGAAGATTAGACTCAACAAATATTATTGAGCCTTTGGTTTCTGCAATTACAAATGTACAGTTGGATCATCAGAATATTTTAGGAGATACGATTGAAGAAATTGCAGGAGAAAAGGCAGGAATTATAAAAAATCATATTCCAATTATTTTTGGAGACGAGAACGAAATTGTTAAAAATATCATTAAAAATAAAGCAGAAAAAGAAAATGCTCATTTTATAGATGCTACTTTATTAAAAACAGACCTAAAATCTGATTTAAAAGGTAATTATCAGACAAAAAACATCAAAGTTGTTTTAGCCTTAATTGAAGAATTAAAAAAACTAAATTTTATTGTTTCTGATGAGAATCTTGAAAAAGGACTTTTAACTGTTCATAAAAACACCGGTTTCATCGGACGCTGGTTTGAATTTTCACAAAACCCTCTGACGATTTGCGATACAGGGCATAATCAGGCAGGTTTAGAATACGTTTTTGCTCAATTAAACTCAATTGACAAACATAAACACGTTATTTTAGGTTTTGTTATTGATAAAAAAATCAATGAAGTTATGGAGCTGCTTCCGGAAAATTCTGAGTTTTATTTTGCAAAACCATCCATCAATAGAGGAAGACATCCTAAAGATTATGAAGATTTACTAATTGATGCAAAAATTTCTTACAAAATTTTCGATTCCGTACAGCAAGCGTATCTTTCTGCAAAAGAGGAATGTAGAAACGGTGAAATGATTTTTATCGGTGGAAGTAACTTTGTAGTAGGAGAATTTTTAGAAAAAAATTTGGAGATTTCTGAATAA
- a CDS encoding mannose-1-phosphate guanylyltransferase gives MSKSNRYCVIMAGGIGSRFWPMSTQKFPKQFQDILGVGRTMIQQTYDRISKIIPNENIFVITNKEYIELSHQQLPEIPQENIVGEPLLKNTAPCNLYMANKIAEIDPDATMIVLPADHLILKEDIFLQKVELAFDIAAENEYLVTLGITPTRPDTGYGYIQFVDKRNSDYYKVKTFTEKPILEIAKSFLESGDFLWNAGIFIWSVKSIYSAFETYLPEMTQHFMACEYNADSEKSCIEIIYPKVQKISIDNGILEKAKNVYVIPADLGWSDLGTWTSVYENGDKDENQNAVRAKQHILTYNSKGNVIRLKNTNKAVIIDGLENYIIVDTDKALLICPRDHDQMIKDYVLDLKNLKKGDKFM, from the coding sequence ATGTCAAAATCAAATAGATATTGCGTGATTATGGCGGGAGGAATCGGCAGTAGATTCTGGCCTATGAGCACGCAGAAGTTTCCAAAACAATTTCAGGATATTTTAGGAGTCGGACGTACGATGATTCAGCAGACCTATGACAGAATCAGTAAAATCATTCCCAATGAAAATATATTTGTAATTACAAATAAAGAATATATTGAGCTTTCTCATCAGCAATTACCGGAAATTCCACAAGAGAATATTGTTGGAGAGCCGTTATTAAAAAATACAGCACCCTGTAATCTTTACATGGCCAATAAAATTGCTGAAATTGATCCTGATGCAACGATGATTGTTTTACCCGCAGATCATTTGATTTTGAAAGAAGACATCTTTTTGCAAAAAGTGGAGTTGGCTTTTGATATTGCTGCTGAAAATGAATATCTTGTCACATTGGGAATTACGCCAACAAGACCCGATACCGGTTATGGTTATATTCAGTTTGTAGACAAGCGTAATTCCGATTATTATAAAGTAAAAACCTTCACGGAAAAGCCTATTTTGGAAATTGCGAAAAGCTTTTTGGAAAGTGGTGATTTCCTCTGGAATGCCGGGATTTTTATTTGGAGTGTAAAAAGTATTTACAGTGCTTTTGAAACCTATCTTCCTGAAATGACACAGCACTTTATGGCATGTGAATATAATGCAGACAGTGAAAAAAGCTGTATTGAAATTATTTATCCTAAAGTACAGAAAATTTCTATTGATAATGGAATTTTAGAAAAAGCAAAAAATGTTTATGTGATACCTGCAGATTTGGGGTGGAGCGATCTTGGAACGTGGACCTCGGTCTATGAAAACGGGGATAAAGATGAAAATCAGAACGCCGTAAGAGCAAAGCAGCATATTCTTACATACAACTCAAAAGGAAATGTTATTCGGTTAAAAAATACGAATAAAGCCGTTATTATTGATGGATTGGAAAACTATATCATTGTTGATACAGATAAAGCACTGCTGATTTGTCCGAGAGATCATGATCAGATGATAAAAGACTATGTTCTTGACCTTAAAAATCTCAAAAAGGGGGACAAATTCATGTAA
- a CDS encoding SprT-like domain-containing protein, protein MSIQSLEKYLPENTLQYLKIWFADYYIHIKITKNRNSKLGDYRKLPDNSHEITINSTLVPELFFFVLTHELAHLIAFEKYGRRISPHGNEWKDTFRKMLLQSLDVYEENLRPIIVKFSKSPKANFMASPDLVKYFHIEKQDDNLLFIEKLQKGDFFIYRNEKYLLEGLIKKNYLCKNLATGRKYSFKPLARVEKCT, encoded by the coding sequence ATGTCTATTCAGTCGCTAGAAAAATATTTACCGGAAAATACGCTTCAATATTTAAAAATCTGGTTTGCAGATTATTATATTCATATAAAAATTACAAAAAACAGGAATTCCAAGTTGGGAGATTATCGTAAACTTCCTGATAATTCTCATGAGATCACAATAAATTCTACCTTAGTTCCTGAACTTTTCTTCTTTGTGTTGACTCATGAGTTGGCACATCTTATTGCCTTTGAAAAATATGGCAGAAGAATTTCTCCTCACGGAAATGAGTGGAAAGATACCTTCAGAAAAATGCTGTTGCAAAGTCTTGATGTTTATGAGGAAAACTTGAGACCAATAATTGTGAAATTTTCAAAATCTCCTAAAGCCAATTTTATGGCAAGTCCGGATTTGGTTAAATATTTTCACATTGAAAAACAAGATGATAATCTTTTATTTATTGAAAAATTACAAAAAGGGGATTTCTTTATTTACCGAAATGAAAAGTATTTATTAGAAGGTCTTATTAAAAAAAACTATCTTTGTAAGAACTTGGCTACGGGAAGGAAGTATTCTTTCAAGCCTTTGGCAAGGGTAGAAAAATGCACTTAA
- a CDS encoding GNAT family N-acetyltransferase produces MSLKNQQDPQKGNNFYETERLILRPMSLEDGEFILDLYNRPKFIKFIGDRNIKTVADAENYIQNRFLPQFEKLGYGNYLMMTKEGNHKIGGVGIFEREGLDVVDIGFSLLDEFEGKGYAYEAAFKIKSIGMDDFGLKKISAITTKGNFSSQKLIEKLGLKFQKYVTIPDDVEELMYYETE; encoded by the coding sequence ATGAGCCTAAAAAATCAACAAGATCCACAAAAAGGAAATAATTTCTATGAAACCGAAAGATTGATCCTTCGTCCAATGTCTTTGGAGGATGGGGAATTTATTCTTGACCTTTACAACAGGCCAAAGTTTATTAAGTTTATTGGAGATCGCAATATAAAAACGGTTGCCGATGCAGAAAACTATATTCAGAACAGGTTTCTTCCACAATTTGAAAAGCTAGGTTACGGTAATTATTTAATGATGACCAAGGAAGGGAATCACAAAATAGGAGGTGTAGGAATCTTCGAAAGGGAAGGTTTAGATGTTGTAGATATAGGGTTTTCTTTGTTGGATGAATTTGAAGGAAAAGGATACGCTTATGAAGCTGCATTTAAAATAAAGTCAATAGGAATGGATGATTTTGGATTAAAGAAGATTTCCGCAATTACAACAAAAGGTAATTTCTCTTCCCAAAAATTAATTGAAAAATTAGGATTGAAATTCCAAAAATATGTAACAATTCCCGATGACGTTGAAGAATTAATGTATTACGAAACGGAATAA
- a CDS encoding SufE family protein codes for MTIKEKQQELIDEFAFLEDWEQKYEYIIDLGKELKGLEESKKTDDNLIKGCQSKVWIDAEYKDGKLFFEADSDGILPKGIVSLLVSIYSGHSTQEILDSDFEFISEIGLQEFLSPSRANGLMAMTKQIKFYAVAYQLKS; via the coding sequence ATGACCATTAAAGAAAAACAGCAGGAACTTATCGACGAATTTGCGTTTCTTGAAGACTGGGAGCAGAAATATGAGTATATTATTGATCTTGGGAAAGAGTTAAAAGGACTTGAAGAAAGCAAAAAAACTGATGATAATCTAATCAAAGGCTGTCAAAGTAAAGTTTGGATTGATGCTGAATATAAGGATGGAAAACTTTTTTTCGAGGCAGATTCTGACGGTATTTTGCCAAAAGGGATCGTTTCTTTGTTAGTTAGCATTTACAGCGGTCATTCTACACAAGAAATCTTAGATTCTGATTTCGAATTTATTTCTGAAATTGGATTGCAGGAGTTTCTTTCTCCTTCAAGAGCCAACGGTTTGATGGCAATGACAAAGCAAATTAAATTTTACGCAGTAGCATATCAACTCAAGTCTTAG
- a CDS encoding glycosyltransferase family 4 protein: MQNKKIITSAFSNLYTDQRIEKVCRTLHENGYEIDLIGNDWGGAEKMSRPYSFSRITLASKSLKTAYFEFNWKLYHELKKKADQNTILHANDLDALLPNYLVAKKLNIPLVFDSHEIFSEMPAIQGKMSQKLWKYLEKKILPDIQFMMTASGSYAKWFQNKYGIHPVVVQNAPRKLDFTIEIPENNPKILLYQGAINPFRGIDKAILAMHHLENVLFKIAGDGPMKKVYEELVIKENLQDKVQFLGKLLPEDLRKITLTADCGMSIEENGGESYFYSLPNKVLDCIQARVPVILSNLPEMQNIRSQFDIGEIIKDHQPESIAEAVTSVLNKNRKNFQPELEKAANILCWENEEVKLLQVFERASQ, encoded by the coding sequence ATGCAGAACAAGAAAATCATTACATCTGCATTCAGTAATTTATATACAGATCAGCGTATAGAAAAGGTTTGCCGTACTTTACATGAAAATGGTTACGAAATAGATTTAATCGGTAACGATTGGGGAGGAGCCGAGAAAATGTCCCGCCCTTATTCATTTTCAAGGATAACATTAGCTTCAAAAAGTTTAAAAACTGCTTATTTTGAGTTTAACTGGAAATTATACCATGAACTAAAGAAAAAAGCAGATCAAAACACGATTCTTCATGCCAATGATCTGGATGCCTTGCTTCCGAATTATTTAGTTGCAAAAAAATTAAATATTCCGTTGGTTTTTGACAGCCATGAAATTTTTTCAGAAATGCCTGCAATTCAGGGCAAAATGTCACAAAAATTGTGGAAATATCTTGAAAAAAAGATACTTCCTGACATACAATTCATGATGACAGCAAGTGGAAGTTATGCAAAATGGTTCCAAAACAAATATGGAATTCATCCTGTTGTGGTACAAAATGCGCCAAGAAAATTAGATTTTACTATTGAAATTCCTGAAAATAATCCGAAAATTCTTTTGTATCAGGGGGCAATTAATCCTTTTCGTGGAATTGATAAAGCAATTCTGGCAATGCATCATCTGGAAAATGTACTATTTAAAATTGCCGGCGACGGTCCAATGAAAAAAGTATATGAAGAATTGGTTATTAAAGAAAATCTTCAGGATAAAGTTCAATTCTTAGGAAAATTATTGCCCGAAGATTTAAGAAAAATCACTTTAACCGCTGATTGCGGAATGAGTATTGAAGAGAATGGGGGAGAAAGCTATTTTTATTCGTTACCGAATAAAGTTCTGGATTGTATTCAGGCACGCGTTCCTGTCATTCTGTCAAATCTCCCTGAAATGCAGAATATTAGAAGCCAATTTGACATTGGAGAAATTATTAAAGACCATCAACCTGAAAGTATCGCCGAAGCGGTAACATCGGTTTTAAATAAAAACAGAAAGAATTTTCAACCCGAACTCGAAAAAGCGGCAAATATTCTTTGTTGGGAAAATGAAGAAGTAAAACTGCTGCAGGTTTTTGAAAGGGCTTCTCAATAA
- a CDS encoding endonuclease III domain-containing protein has product MTKKQRAALVQLELEKLYPEVPIPLEHTDAYTLMVAVALSAQTTDKKVNQVTPNLFKVAGTPEKMAKLEVAEIKELIKEIGLSNTKAKNLKRMAELLLEKHNGIVPQTYEELEALPGVGHKTASVVMSQGFGFPAFPVDTHIHRLMTQWKLTSGKNVVETEKDAKNIWKEEVWNKLHLQIIFYGREYSPARGKGEKDFITKMMFEK; this is encoded by the coding sequence ATGACAAAAAAACAAAGAGCTGCTCTTGTTCAACTCGAGTTAGAGAAACTTTATCCTGAGGTTCCAATTCCGTTGGAGCATACAGATGCTTATACTTTGATGGTTGCTGTGGCACTTTCTGCTCAGACAACCGATAAAAAAGTGAACCAGGTAACACCAAATCTTTTTAAAGTTGCAGGAACGCCTGAAAAAATGGCAAAACTGGAGGTCGCAGAAATTAAAGAACTGATCAAGGAAATCGGACTTTCAAATACAAAAGCCAAAAATCTGAAAAGAATGGCAGAACTTCTCCTGGAAAAACATAATGGAATAGTGCCTCAAACGTATGAGGAATTGGAAGCTCTTCCTGGCGTTGGTCACAAAACAGCATCCGTGGTAATGAGCCAAGGTTTTGGGTTTCCTGCTTTTCCCGTAGATACTCACATTCATAGATTGATGACTCAATGGAAGCTTACTTCAGGAAAAAATGTTGTTGAAACGGAAAAAGATGCAAAAAATATTTGGAAGGAAGAGGTATGGAATAAATTACACCTACAAATCATTTTTTACGGAAGAGAATATTCGCCGGCAAGGGGAAAAGGCGAAAAAGACTTTATTACGAAGATGATGTTTGAAAAATAA
- a CDS encoding uroporphyrinogen decarboxylase, producing MNPEIATYIGYSASLFIVLSFILKDIRKIRIVNMIGCICFVIYGVFSGMLWPVIIPNGLICLIQIYYLLVDKKK from the coding sequence ATGAATCCCGAAATTGCCACTTATATCGGATATTCCGCCTCACTTTTCATTGTGTTGAGTTTTATATTGAAAGATATAAGAAAAATCAGGATTGTGAATATGATCGGTTGTATCTGTTTTGTAATTTACGGGGTTTTCAGCGGAATGCTCTGGCCGGTCATTATCCCTAACGGATTGATCTGTCTTATACAAATTTATTACCTTTTGGTGGATAAAAAGAAGTAA